The nucleotide sequence GTATTCTGACTCTGCTTCAACAAAatcagagagggaagaggaagtaGAAATGAGATTTGTTAGAGAAAATAACGAATACTTTTTTTCCCAACTGAACATAAGAGGAAcaaattccatttaattttaaaagctggtTTGCCAGATAAGAACATATTAAAAGTATTAAGACTTCAAAATAATACAACGAAAACTGAGTAGTTTGAGGCTTTGGAATTGGAGTTTGGGATTAAGAAATTTGCAAACCTACCCAGGTCTGTTTAGGAAAACCTTACGCTGCCTTAAGGTCCAGTTTTTGAgagttttgaactcttgactcCAGCGTGGTGATGAATTTAGACTCAAAACTCAGGCTTTTGTTGTGGTGGTTGCTTAGCTtttctcagggggaaaaaaaaaacacgagagttctaaattttcttttggagAGTTGGGGGAgggtcagagggaaaaaaattaaacggTCCGCAGCCAGGCCGTATAATTTGAGGTTTTCTCACTAACCTCCCTTGGGAGATTACGATGTGACCTTTAATCGGGAAATGGTAACTTTATTACGTTTATCTGGTTGCCCCTCTTCGCAGGACAAGCCACGCTTGTTTGTTCCGAGAGCCACCGTAGGGGCAGTGCCCGAGCGCGGGGACCGGGCAGCCGTGGTACCGCAGGGCCGCGGCCTGGGCGTGCGCCTCGTGGGCGTGGAGGCGCGGCTCAGAGACCCACGGCTGCTCGCTGGAATTTGGGGAGCCCCTTTGATTAGCCCTAGCCCCAGTGCGAGCAGCGGGAAGGGCTTCAGGCACGGCCTTCCCAAGCCTCCAGAGGCCAAACAGGCCTGGTGGCGCTTCCCCACGGTCTAGCTGGAACCCCAATCCCGGTGCGCCCTGGCGAGCGCTCCAGGACCCTGGCGGCTGTCAAGGCCTCAACTCCGCGCTCCGCTCGGAAGCCCGGGGCCTCCGTTCCGCCCCCGTCCCCCGGGGATCCCAGTAGTGGCAGCAGTGGGTCCAGGCTCTGAAAGGGATCTGGGTACGCCCTCGCCAAAACCCCCGCCGCCACGCGGCCCACCTGGCCTGCCCCTCGCCTCCTCACCTGACCGTACTTGGCTTCCTGCTCCAAGGCTCCCTTCTCCAGCCCGTTCACTGCGTGCGGGGCAGCGGCGGGGAAGTTGTTGCGGCCCAGGCTGCTCCACTCCTCCACCTTGGGGCTGTGGTAGGGGGAGCTGTCGCTCActgctggggaggaggagaaggtgtcAGGCTGGAGGCCCAACCCGCTCGTCCCCCTCCTGAGAGGGGACCCGCTCCGCGACTAGAAAGCACCAGGGCTCCGACCTCGGGTCGGCAGCCTGCCCTAGGCCTCCCAAGGGTTCTGGGCCCAGCCGCGGCCTCCTCCGCATCCAGCCCAGAGCCTGGAGAAGTTTTACTTGCCAGAGAATAGGCCTCTCCAAGTTCTCTCACCCACGCCTGaaggaagatatatatatttttttctttttcaaccagCTTTTgatttccctcctcccctcttcacTCTCCCAGGAAATAAGTGGAAGAAACTCAAATCAGGGAAAGAGCCCCTGAGGCTGGATGCACCATTCTCCACCTCTTCAATCTAACCCAAGGCCTACTCGGGGTTGACAAAGATCTGGGACTAGGGCTGGCCAAAAAGAAAGCGAAGTCCTGACCTAAGGGTGCCTATGCTGGTGCTCATAGACATGCAGAAAAGTGCTCACAGTGCTGTGGGGATCTGGTAGTGCATATGTCAATAGTTAGAACAAAAGACAAGTCTTTTGCAAACAAATAACTACATGATGCCCACAATACACATGCAAAATATACGTGCATAGATTTCTGCTTTGTGTGCAGAAGACTAGCCTGATACCCTAGCTCTACACATTAAATATGTGATGTTATGTACATATGACTCAAAAAGTAAATCCTGCAATTAACACTATCTATGCCACAGTGCGGGGTTAtaggggcttttaaaaaaatatatacaagaaagagaaaatgaaataaaatgttaagaaaatgaaagtagaattaaatattaagaaaaggaGTAAAGCCATCAGTTATCCTTTCTGTTCTTGATGGAGATGCAAAAAATTTTATGACATAAAGTGATTACCACAATATACCTAGGGCTGTGCATATTGAGTCATTGTCATTTTTCAGTGACCAAGTGTGATTTTcaaagaggaaatatttgaataatttcaaaGAGGAGATATTTGAAGACaacatatttttgtctttgggTACTATGGGTGGAGGAACAAAGTTTGACAAAGCCACTATAACATGATTTTAAACACTTCCATCTGACATTTCTACAAAACAATCATTTTATATTCACAGATTTGTCAGAAATCTGTGGTTGTCTAAAAATCAGGTTGTTTAAAGCTGGCATCCAGAATCAACATCTACAATGAAGAGTTGCTCCTCTCCCTAATCCAATAGTTTCCCAAGTGACATTTGGTATGATTGTAGGATCCCTAGGCAAGAGAAGTTTTTTCAATTCTGTCAGCCTTTTTTCACTATATCTTCCCCCACACCCCCTAGAATTAGATTGATTCCCATTTGCACCAGGAAACCATGTTTTGGTCCAGAACTGCCTGTCTCTCTTTGCCTTCCCAGACAAAAGGCAGTCGGTGGGCACAAGCCTGAAGTTATCTTAAGAAATTGAGATCCCCCTGTGAGTCCCCATTTCTGCTGATCTCACACTTTCCCATGAACAGGGGCTTCCTTTAAATGTCAGTGAGGTCAGTTTATCCTATAAATCAAGGGCAAACTCTCTCCAACTAAAGCTCCAACTAGCTGGAATAAGACAAAACTAGCTCTTGTAAATTTGCAGTCAGACAACAAGAAGATGAGAAATCAGGGCCCTGCTTTAATTACTTAAAAAGATAATTGTGCCAATGTGGTGGCAACCAAGAAAGgcaggaaataattaaaagaactatttccttctttcctatttaattttttctctgcaCTCTTTTAAACTTTAGgctgaaaaattaagaaaataaaatatgtattatttaaattctgCATCTGAGGCAtttagactttcttttttccctaccAAGAAAAGAAGTTaacgcctttttttttttttttctgacaacccagtaaaagaaaacaaactcaggTCTCCTGCGGAAGCCGGACTGGGCAGGAGGGTCGGGGAAAGAGTTCTGACAACGCAGAAAAGACGCTCGCGACAAGGCAAGGTCAGGGgtgagaaaggaaaggaacatGGGGTGGCACCTCTGAAAACCTGCGGGAACTAGACAGACGTCCACGCGCATTCTGGGGGACTCAAGGATCCCAAAGGAAAGCGGCAGGCTCAGGGGAAACAGGAAAGAACAGTAGAGAAGACGGCATGGACTCGCCATAAATTTTGTCTTCATCACCGCAGTAGGTGCCACTTCCCTTCCTAAGAAATACATAGTGAAATCTATTAAGGTAAAGCGTGAATTTTGAGGAGGTCGAGAGGAAGGGAGAGCGAGCGAGGGCGAGAGAACGAGTGGGGAGGGAAGAGACAAGGAGAATGAATATGAATCCGTGAATTGGTCCGGGAATGAGTTACAGGCAAGTTACTAGTAGTAACTTTGGGACCTCGGTTTCCGAGGAAAATGAACTGAAGCATAAGAATGAAACCAATTAGGTGACATTTGAACTTCCTGCCTGAGCAAATTTGGCCTGATTGCCAGAATCCGAGAAGAATACTACAATTTCCACAGCGTGCCGTACTCGGCGCGGCCGCATCTGATCCCCAAGCGAGCTGCCCGCAGCGGCGTCTGCAGCCGGCAGCCCCACGCAGGCTCGGGCCTCCCGGGCTGCGCCCCAAGTCCGGCGGCCGCGCTCTCGGAACGCGCGAGCGGCCCGAGGCTGCTGCTGCGCGAGAGGCGGGGGAGGGTGGAAAATGCGAACCATGTGTTGGGAGTGGGGGGATGTTATGGGTCTGGTAGTTTGAGATGAGGCAGGAGACTGTGTGTGGCAAGGAAACGAGGGGCAGGAGTTTCAAGTTAATGAGATCAGGACACCCCCTGGGAAGACTCCTTACGTTTCCAAAGGAAAAAGCCTCAGGTGGCTGGATAGACGCGGGCCGGAGGCCGCAGATACTGAGAACTCCGCGGGGGTGCGCGGACAGGCTCGCACATCCACGCGCCCAGCGTCGGGCCCTACCTTGATCGGTGATGGAGCGGATCCCCAGGATGTCAGTGACCGAGTGCGAGGAGGGCCAGGTGCGCGGCATGGCCACCGACCCGGGGATGGCGGGCACACCGGGTGGCGTGGGCACCTTGGCGGCCGCCGCCGTGATGGGGCTGGGGTACGAGTAGATGTGGTTGTAGGGCAACGCTGGCTGCGGCGCCGGCTGGTGCTGCTTGTATGAGTCGTAATGACCCTGCTGGGCCAAGTTGCCGATCTTGTTGCGCAGAATGCGGCTGATGGAGCTCACTGAGGGCACATTGTACTTGTCGCACACGCCGTCCGCCAGCAGGCGGTCCCGGATCTCCCAGGCGAAGATGCCAGGGTCCCTCTGCTTGTAGGTCCGGATGTGCTTCACCACTGTGGGGGTGGTGACCCGGGGCTTGCTGCCCCCGATGGCTCCTGGCAAGATCGAACCCGTTTCGTTGTACCGCGCCAGGATCTTGCTGACGCAGCCGTGCGAGACCCGTAGCTGGCGGCTGATGTCACACGGTCGGATGCCCAGTTGGGCCAGTTCCACGATGCGAAGCCGGATGGCGTTGGGCAGGGGCCTCCCGTTCACGAACACACCTCCCAGCTGGTTCACCTCCCCGAAGGCTGGCTCTGCAACACAAACACACAGCGCGCGGGGACGCGCACCCGCCGCTTGGGACAGCTGCCTGCCACTCGGCCTCAGTGCGCGTCCGGAGGCAGAGAGAACGCATCCGCCCCAAAACAACGACTGGGGCTGTCCCCAAACCATACGGTTCCGGAACATAGCCGTAGGGCCCCAAAGCGCCAAAGTCCAGTTAGACCCCCTCCCTCATTCCTGAGGTGCGAGAGGCCGCTACAGGCAAGTGAAGTGGTGAGAAGCAGGGCGGTTCTGAGTGTTCCAAAGTGTCCGGCGCAGGCGGGGAAATAGGTCCTGACGCCTGATCACACTCCTTCTCGCCTGCTGCGCACTAAAGTCCTTGGGctgctcccccttcccacccacccgGGTCCCAGCGCCCGCCTGAAGACCCGCGCAGCCAAAGTCTAGGGGAAAATAGAggggagtgtgagtgtgtgtgtgtgcgcgagtgtgtgtgtgtttgtgtgtgtgtgaaacaaaACTTGGTTTGCTACCGAGGCTGCGGTGCTCGTGGATGGCACAGCCCCCTTctcttaaaatcagaaaatggCATCAGCAGCAACCCAGTAGCCTGCATTCAGATTGAACTGCTATGCGCCACTGACCCTTAGCGTGTTCATACAACTTGTAGGAACACGAGCAAAGTCAATAAGGAGAGTGTGAACGCTTAGTGGCGCGCGCCTtgcgctccctccctccctcgcctgctctctccctccctcctttcccggCTTTGACAGAGTCGCCCGCCGACACTCACCCATTGCTCCGAGCAGTACACCAACCCGGCCCCAGCTCCGCACTGCCAGAAGGAAACTTTTCGCGCGGCCTCAGTGGCCCAGCCTGTTGCTACCCCGGGCCGCCGATGCCTCCGCTTCTTCCCGGGTGGAGGAGGCAAGAGTGCAAAAGGAAGGAGTAAAAGGAAGTCTGTGCCCCGATGAAAGAGGCTTGAGCTCTGCATTTCAATCTAAGCAGCAACGTGGGCTGGGCTGAGCAGGGCCGGGCAGCTCCGTCTATCACTCACTGGGGACACGCCCCTGAAGAGGCGGGCCCAAGAGCGAGCTGCATGGTGATTGGTGCGAGCCGGTGAGCGACAGCACAGTCCAGGAAACTCCTTCCGCTGTTCCTTTCGGGCTGGCTCCCCACCTGGGTGactaaatacaatgaaaatgggTGTTTGACATCTTCCCAGGAGCGGCACAGACAGCAAAAGCAGGCTGGTAGAAAtgctgaataaacaaatgaaagcgTTTGCTCTGAATATGAGTGACTCGAAGGGGGAAGGGGTCGAGGAGACCTCATTTGGGGGAACGATGGCATCTCGGAATTGAAGTTAAGAATCTAGGTGGGAGGCGGGCGCCACCGTTTGTGGGGGAGTAGGGGCCGGGGAGGTCTTGGCGTAATCTGTCATGCGGGCCTCGGCGGGCCTCGAGGAGAGCTCCGTCACCCGCCGACTCTACCTCAAGTCAGTCCATGGCTGGTGGCAAGAGCACAGGTGTAGGAAGGTAGGCCGGCGGAGAAATCGACGTTGCCTAGAGGCAGAGCCACCGGTGGGGGCCAATGTTAAAGCCAAGGAGGCCCCTCCCGCAGCCGGCTTCCCGCGGCCCCGAGTGGGCTCGTCTGGGAGCGCGGGCCAACACTAAGCCGCGCAGGTttgcaggctgaggcaggggtcACGCCATGTGCCGGGAATTTAAACACGTGCAGCTGAAGCGAGCGCACAACTGCAAGTCAACTTATTGCGGGTGCGTGGGCCGCTCACTCCAGAGCCCAGCATTCGGCCGCACTCAGCCACTGCGCTGGGCCGCTGGGCCTTGGTGCCGGCGTTTGCAGGGATTCTCCAAACCAGTGAGCCTCTTCGAAAGGGTTTTGCTTAAATATGAAAGAGatttagtctaaaaaaaaaaaagtggacactGCACTGCACGTAAATGTAATTCCTGTGTCTTCCATTTAGCTACCAGGGGCCCTGCAATTCTGCCCATTtctgaattttcagttttattcattctaaatttaaagtgtacagtaTGCCTTTTGCAGccaaagttattaatatttgcagtAAAATTTGTGGAGAATgagaatcaaaataataaatgagatgaGGAATATTGTAATGAATTTGGTTGTTCTTATTGCTCCGGTCACGGACACTGATACTGCTGATTGGTAATGTACAGCTTTCCTATGCACACAAGGTTTCGGGTGATCCTCTTACAGTCCCCAGGGATATGTGTGGCTTGGGTCTACACACTGGGAAACCGATTGGGCCCAGATCCCAGACTAGTAAGTGACAAGGACCCAGGAAAAACTAGTACTCAGCTGTGCTTCTTCAAACGAACAGTGATCTCCAGATCCCAGCTTCTCTGCTGAGGAGGCACTCAACCCAAATTCACTTAGAGCGTGAAGGATTTGAAAGATAAAGATGAACTCAAATACCTTTAATTCTTTACAATTGAGATGTTGTGAGAAGTCCCACATGTAGACATACTTGAACTTgtcccttttttgtttgttgatttcaaatgtttaaaatcttcTTGAAGTTTGACTTGATAGCAATTTCACCTTAGCCTGAGCCCCAATACCTGTTGTGTGGCACTGTCTGGGGCTTTGCATAAAGGACAGCCTTTGGGAATCTAAGATTTTTAGAAGCACCAGCTCTTTCTTTAGGGCTGGGGTGTAAATTAGTTGAGACTTTGCGAGATCTGAGCGGAGCTTAAGACTTCGCCTTAGGCTTGCACAAAGGCATGGACATGCCCCGCGACTTGCTCAGGAACCCTGCCCCTCCTCAAGACACGCTATCAGTAGCGACCTCTGTGCCGACTCTTTGTCACATTTCGGTGCGCCTAGTAGGCGTTCTCAGAGGCTTTGGGGCTGCGGTGGGGCTACAAGGCCGGTCCGCCTACCATCCGGTAAGGCCAAGTGCCCCGCAGGGGGTCTAGGGGTGCTCTGTGAGAGCTttagcctttccacagcaccagCCCGGAGTGAGAGACTTGTACGGTTTAGAGCTCTGGCTAAGTGGACTTTACGAGCAACATCCTCTTGTTCGCCACCGACTCCTTCGGCTGTCACACAGCTCCCGCGCTCTCGCACAGGTCCGATGCGTTCTCTCGGTTTCCACCTGCTGGATTTGGTTGTGGCCCTTTGCCCTTAGCTGCTGCGGAGTGCCCTGCTCCGCGCCCCCGCGGGGCCCGCTCACGCCGCCAGTTGCAAGTGCTGAGTTCTCTTGGCTCAGGGTATTCTCAAGAGCCCGCAAAGAATCAATTTTAGGTGCTTTGGGCAGCTAAGTACCTGAGGCCAGCGGAGGTCCGCGCGCTGGGAGCAAGGGGACGTAAgcagcaggggcagggacaggagaaGGGGGATCGGAACGGAAGGGGCTGGCACAGACTGCGGAGGCGAGGTAGCCAGCGAGCCGCTGAGCCCGAGCGAGAGGCAGATCTAAGGAGGGAAAGAAGCATGGgggaaggaagagacagagaacaCTAAAGTCTAGTAAGCCCCGCCGGCGGGCATACGGATGCAGGACTTTGTGAAAGAGCGAGGGTCAGCTAGGGTCAGCGCCCCCTAGTTACTGCCCGCTCTGGAGCTAGAGGATCACACAGGGATCGGGAGAATTTCgactaaaagaagaaatttaagaccaaaaccaaaacacaacCAGTAAGGCCTGCAGCTGGCTCAGGCCGAGGAGAAGCCAAAAAGCCTTTCCCCTAGGCGCTGTCAAGGCCTCCTCCGTGGGGCGACCCGCTCTCTGAGTAAATATTTACTCAGTGGGAGACTGGAAGCTGGCGGGCCAGAGGGTGTGAAGGAGGGGGCTACACCGGGTGGGAGGAATCGCCACCCTCGCACTGGCCGGATCCCGGTGTCTACCTGCCGGAGGGCAGCCGGGGCCCACGACTACTACCCGCAGCTCGGCCCAAGCGTGCGGCTGGGGAAACTTCAGCCCGCAGCACGCCTTCGCGGACTCCGCCCTGCCCCCACGGACCGAGGCCAGATGCTGTAAAGTCTCCATAAATCTGTCAGCGGTCCGAGTGCCGCGGGCGGTCACCTGCTGCGTCCTCCCTCCCGGCACTAGCGAGGTCTGCGGAAAGACGCGGAGAAGGAACAGGAATATAGCTCCTTCCGAGGCCGCCCTCGAGTGGCCAAGCAGACCGCACCCGAGGGCGACCGAGGTGAGAAGGTGAGAGCCAGGCGCCGCAGGCTGTGCAGGGCGCGGGGATCCCTGGATCCCCAAGCCTGGATCGACGCCCGGCTGAGCTGTTCCTCCGGGAGCCGGCTTCTCGGGGTCTACAGGTCAGAGATGACTGCGGATGGGAGGGGAAGGCGAGAGAGGGGCGTGCGTATGCGCAGGAGAGGGGTCGTTTTGTCCCAGTCGCAGTTGTGACAAGCAGAGCTGGCAGAGGAGACTGATTACCCTCAACTTGCCCCAATGCTGGGACCAAACTGGACTCCAAGCCCAGGAGACAGGGTCCGCCTCTAGCCCACTCTGGGAAGCTGCGGAGATCTCGCGGCAACCAGAGTGCGAGCTGCGGGGCAGGGGTTTTCAGAGTGCATTGACTTCTTCCAGACGTCTGAGGGGAGAGGCGATAAGGACAAGACTTCGCGTCCGCTTCCCCCACGGGACCGCCTCTTCCAGGGTGAGTGGGGATTGCGCTCGCCATAGAGAGGAAAGGAGGCCAGCTTCTCCAGAACTCGGCCCACTGCTATGCCCAGGTCTCGCAGGGTCAGCGGCCCACTGGGACCCCAGCAACTGCGCCGCAAGTGGCAGCCGGAAGCGAGACCCGCGTCCACGACGAGGAAGGGTCCCCCCTCGACTGCTGGCCAGGCCGGATCTTCGCGTGGAGCTgcgggagggcgggggcggcggctACGGGGAACAACCTCGGGGTATTGAGAAGGAGACAGCCCGCGGGGGTCCTCGGCCCCAGCCaggccgggggtggggaggacaggaggCGCCCACACACTGACCTGCTGGCCTGGGCTTGGCGGGACTGCGGACGCACCAGCTCAAGGAGAAGCCGCACTGGCCGGGGAGGGGAGCCGAGCGCGGCCGAAAGATGCTCTAAGAGTCGGCCCGCGGCCTCTTCACCTTCTCACTAACAAGTCTCACGGTTCAAGAGCCTTTCCCCGGCTCCGCGAGGTAGCTGCCACGGCAGCGGACGGGGTCGGGCCGAGCCTGGAAACACCTCCGGGCGCACAGCGGGTCCGACAGCGGCCGGCCCGAGCGCCGCGCCCTGGGATCCACCCGCCGGCTGCGAGCGCCCGCCGCCCGCTGTCTCCTTccaagggcaggggaggggcttgTTGCCGCCTGAAACCGGCTTTTAATTCTCCGCCTGCCTGTTTCCGATCACCCGGGGTTGGTTTTTCTGTTTGCTCACTCCTTCTGTTACAATAAAAACAATCgacatttcttttcagtttcccCATATTAGCGTCACTCAGTAATtgttctccacccccaccccctcgcGCTGAAGGCGAGCGGGATTGCTGCTATCCTCGCATTGGAAGGTTTCCGAGGATATAAGCAAATCTTTCCTAAAGaccttaaagtaaaaataaataacgGCCCGGGAAATTGCTGTGACCCTAACATCACTTTCTCAACGCAAATTACAcccatttttcagttttcagcATAGGAATTGCTTTCAGAAGGACGTCGCGGAGCCCCCTGTGATAGGATTGCTTGTTTATTAAATCCGCAAATAAAAAGCGAACGCAGTTTTGTGCAAGGGGGGAAACTCGTGGTTGCGGGACTGCAAGAGCGGCGGGGATCGGATCCCAACTGgggaggaagagggcaggggtAGAGGGAGAGAGGGGCCCTGATGGGGGCCTGTCTGACCTAGCCAGAAGGAGGGCACTTCGCCTTGCCGGCGTTCTGGGAGCTGCCCGCTCGGGGACGAGGACTCAGTCCCCGTCACTCTGCAGTCCAGAGCGGCGGCGCTCCGGGGAGGCTCAGCGCGTGTGGGAAAAACAAGATTGCGGGCTCTTTAAAGCACAGCTGTTTGAGACCCTGCCCTGAGGCGTCCTTCTGAAGACCCGATTGGCCTAAGGGATGTCTGGTAAAGATAAAGGAAAACCTGGCTGCGCCTGTAAGCCCGGGTTTCGGAGCAAGCGCACGTGAAGCCCTTCGGGGCCACTGCGGTCCAGGTTATGTCGCATGCAGCTTCGTCGCGAGGTCCGGGTTGCCTGCAGGCTTCGAGGCCCAGCTCGCTGTCCTCTGGGCAGGGCCGGGGCTCAGCCCTCTAGGCCCCAACTGCTGGCCCAAACAGCTGACAGAGGGGACAATTCACTGTAGATCCGATTTATGGCTTTTCCGAGGAGGCGCCCGAATCAACCTGCAGGCCAGAGTCATCTCGACAGGCACGAgagctttctctccctttctgcgATACAGCTACCTGGGGCTCACTAACCGCGCGTTCCCTCTGGGCGGCTGATGCCCGCGCGAGTCGTCCCCGGTCACGTGCTACCTGGCGCCTCCTTGCACCTGGGCAGTGAGCACAGCTGCGAGGCCGCTAGGGTACTGCAGGGTCGAGGCGCGACATTTCCAGCCTGTCGCCTTCTCTGGGCTCGCTGCTCCACTCACTAGCCCCACCAAACAGGAAGCGCGGGCTTGGAGCAGAGAGAGGGTCAGAGTCACGGAAAACTTCCCGTGGTCTTCGAGTACCCCGGTCACCTCTATCCTGGCCGCGGCACCTCGTCACAGCGCCACCTACAGACGTCAGGTTAGATCACGCTCCCACAGTAGTTTTTGCCAACGTAGGGAACCGACTATGAAAATCCACAGAACTTTGACCTTTTTAGTTCCCTTTCCAATTCCCCCAGCACCCTCAGCTCTCTACTGGACTCCATATCTCTGTACCATTCTCCACCGTGCTCCAAGGCAAACCCGAGCATCAGTCTCATGATTCACCAAAAACCCATCTGCCACGCCCTGGCAAGCTGTACCCTCTCACAGCCCACAGGGGGCCTACTGAAGGCCACTGGTTGTGAGCTGTCTTTGAGCCAAGGCGGGAAAGCCGGAGACCACAAAGAAGCTCTGCATGAAAAAGGGTGGGGGAAGCGATGGACCCATTCTTCTCCAGCTCATCCTACCATTTGCTGGGGGCTCCCTACCTCAAACACACTAACCGCACAAGAGCGGTATTATTATCTTCCCATTATACAATAGACAGATTAAATAAGAGCACACAAGATAAttagattaaatgagatggcaCTGCTAATTGAGAGGATCTGAACCCACATTGTCCACACTCCATTTCCCTACTCTGCAAGAGCAGCTTGCGCTGAAGCCCCAAGAGAAGCCCTCATAGTTCAGAGGTCTGCACGGAAAGTGGACACTCTCCTACCCGCTTCCACACGTCAGAAGAGGGACCCGCCTATGGCCCCACCCAGAAGCTGCAGCAGAGGGGACCTGCAGCCTAGGCCTCCTTACTACAGGCAAGGATTCCAAGCTAGGGAGGTGGCAGCTGACTGGGAGAGGGCGGGAGACTGAGACCAGGCTCTGGCTACTCGCActgtcctctcctggcctgggctACTCCAGGGCCTGGAGGCAAGTTCCGCAGCGACTGTGGCAGTGCGCCTAGCCGCAGGGAGAGGAGCTAGACAAGGACAGGAAAGAACCTTGCTCTTCGCTGCAGTTTGTTCCTGGACTGCCGGGACATACCCAGTGCCCTTTCAGCGCATCAACCCAAGCATGGAAAAATCCACCTTTGCCTTTCTGGGGATTCATTCtggtgtatgcctgtgtgtgtttctttttaagacCACTGTAGTGGGAACAAACCAGGAGGTGCCGAGATGCAATAAAATTAGAACCCGTAATTAACACAGCTAGCTGTGCCCAAGTGGCTCGGAAGTGCGCGTGGTGGAGTTAGCTGTGCTTCCTCCGCTGAGTCGCGGCAACAGTTGCGTTTTCTTTCCTTCGGGTGCATCCTGGAGTCCAGAACAGCTCCTTTCATTATCCTGCATACAACGGAGAAAtaaattattcctttaaaaatcataacGATAAAAAGATTTCAGCGCACCCTAGGGGACGTGGTAGTCAAGAGAAGAGAAAGCCGTGAGGTTGTTAAGGGCAGGGGTCACTTTTACTGGCATGGGAAAATGCGCTTTAGCTGCGCGGAATTCGTTCTGCCGTCGTCCTCTGAGTGGGGGTTGGTGGGAGCGATTCTGGGTTAGGTCTGAGGATTAGAACTGCGAAATCCCAAGGTAGTGTTTTCAGGTTTCGTACAGAAACTGCGAAGCAGACCGAGATCTCACCGTCTGCATCTTGGCGGGGACTCCACCGGAGCTCTGCAGGCCAGGTGGAGCACTGCGGCTAGGGAGATATTTTGCAACCTCCTCCCGGGTGTCCTATGCCTCCCTCCGGTCTTCTTCCCCGCTGGGCTCGGCCTTCCCGAGTACTAGGCAGGCTCAGGTAGGCCCCTCGGCCCGCAGGCTGTCTGCCACAAGAGGCCAACTTGGAGTGGAGGGCGCACCCGCTCCTCTTCCCGCTACCAGAGCGGTAGGTCTCCTGCCTATCTAAACAGTCGCCCCTCACTGCAACCAGCGAAATAAAAGAGCTGGCCTCCCACCTCTTCCGTAGGGCTGTGGCATTCGACAAGCTACCTGTCTAGTGTCTCAGTCAGTGGGAGAACACAGAGTATAACCACCTCCCCACCGACTGGACTGGAGggcagtgctgggaaaattgcagAGGGCCCCAGCAATGTGGTTTTCAGTGGATACACAGAGGTTaagaaagagaaatgtgaaaatgaaataaatataataagctAAGAGGGATAAAACACAGTACATCCTTGCAGAGTAAACGAATTTCAGCACCAGGtgcaaaatttttttcctaatggcggggagggaaggagggaggggaagagagagagagagagagagagaga is from Microcebus murinus isolate Inina chromosome 6, M.murinus_Inina_mat1.0, whole genome shotgun sequence and encodes:
- the PAX9 gene encoding paired box protein Pax-9 isoform X2 produces the protein MEPAFGEVNQLGGVFVNGRPLPNAIRLRIVELAQLGIRPCDISRQLRVSHGCVSKILARYNETGSILPGAIGGSKPRVTTPTVVKHIRTYKQRDPGIFAWEIRDRLLADGVCDKYNVPSVSSISRILRNKIGNLAQQGHYDSYKQHQPAPQPALPYNHIYSYPSPITAAAAKVPTPPGVPAIPGSVAMPRTWPSSHSVTDILGIRSITDQVSDSSPYHSPKVEEWSSLGRNNFPAAAPHAVNGLEKGALEQEAKYGQAPNGLPAVSSFVSASSMAPYPTPAQVSPYMTYSAAPSGYVAGHGWQHAGGTPLSPHNCDIPASLAFKGMQAAREGDFLATSLSLFGGGLLGLLDLDLPPKFVCAVKASTSHEGPFLSTAEDTKNR
- the PAX9 gene encoding paired box protein Pax-9 isoform X3 yields the protein MEPAFGEVNQLGGVFVNGRPLPNAIRLRIVELAQLGIRPCDISRQLRVSHGCVSKILARYNETGSILPGAIGGSKPRVTTPTVVKHIRTYKQRDPGIFAWEIRDRLLADGVCDKYNVPSVSSISRILRNKIGNLAQQGHYDSYKQHQPAPQPALPYNHIYSYPSPITAAAAKVPTPPGVPAIPGSVAMPRTWPSSHSVTDILGIRSITDQVSDSSPYHSPKVEEWSSLGRNNFPAAAPHAVNGLEKGALEQEAKYGQAPNGLPAVSSFVSASSMAPYPTPAQVSPYMTYSAAPSGYVAGHGWQHAGGTPLSPHNCDIPASLAFKGMQAAREGSHSVTASAL
- the PAX9 gene encoding paired box protein Pax-9 isoform X1; its protein translation is MEPAFGEVNQLGGVFVNGRPLPNAIRLRIVELAQLGIRPCDISRQLRVSHGCVSKILARYNETGSILPGAIGGSKPRVTTPTVVKHIRTYKQRDPGIFAWEIRDRLLADGVCDKYNVPSVSSISRILRNKIGNLAQQGHYDSYKQHQPAPQPALPYNHIYSYPSPITAAAAKVPTPPGVPAIPGSVAMPRTWPSSHSVTDILGIRSITDQAVSDSSPYHSPKVEEWSSLGRNNFPAAAPHAVNGLEKGALEQEAKYGQAPNGLPAVSSFVSASSMAPYPTPAQVSPYMTYSAAPSGYVAGHGWQHAGGTPLSPHNCDIPASLAFKGMQAAREGDFLATSLSLFGGGLLGLLDLDLPPKFVCAVKASTSHEGPFLSTAEDTKNR